The Acipenser ruthenus chromosome 25, fAciRut3.2 maternal haplotype, whole genome shotgun sequence genome has a window encoding:
- the LOC117413701 gene encoding PX domain-containing protein kinase-like protein isoform X3: MDNGDWGYMIHQHKRLTRAQSHHGSEEEKKKRKILARKKSRQSAENDEDLSAKYNNSNNSGSGASSPLTSPSSPTADYAPF, encoded by the exons ATGGATAATGGAGACTGGGGCTACATG atTCACCAACATAAGCGACTAACCAGGGCACAGTCTCACCATGGGTCAGaggaagagaaaaagaaaagaaagattttGGCAAGAAAG AAATCCAGGCAGTCAGCTGAGAATGACGAAGATCTGTCAGCAAAATATAACAACTCCAATAATTCTG GTTCAGGGGCGAGTTCCCCTCTCACATCTCCGTCCTCCCCCACTGCAG